Proteins encoded in a region of the Chthonomonadales bacterium genome:
- the hflX gene encoding GTPase HflX, with protein MHDVESAERAVIVCVETDEGAEDYAIEELRSLAQTAGANVVADMHQHRPQPDPAYYVGKGKAEEIAAAAADSDATFVVVDTELSPVQQRNLQEAVQVRVIDRTQLILDIFGQRAHTREGKLQVELAQLSYLLPRLMNLYTRFERQQGGIGVRGGAGETKLETDRRKVRERISDLEEELAEVRSQRHQQRSLRRRLPFPTAALVGYTSAGKSTLLNTLSGASVYADARLFATLDPTTRRVVLPDGWALLLTDTVGFIRNLPHDLIAAFRATLEEVNETDFLIHVVDASHPQRDIQRAAVAETLDELGAGGKPIITVFNKSDLARDHYALREAVAATPNSCYVSARTADGLNHLMDRVVDTVRSLLVHVEILVPYTRSDLVSQCYEYGRVLHADYGSDGIRVRADVTRDLAGRLAPFSAPG; from the coding sequence TGCGTTGAGACCGACGAGGGCGCCGAGGACTACGCGATCGAGGAACTGCGGTCGCTCGCGCAGACTGCCGGGGCCAACGTGGTGGCGGACATGCACCAGCATCGCCCGCAGCCCGATCCGGCCTACTATGTGGGCAAGGGCAAGGCCGAGGAGATCGCGGCGGCGGCGGCGGACTCGGACGCAACGTTCGTCGTCGTGGACACTGAGCTTTCGCCCGTGCAACAGCGCAACCTGCAGGAGGCCGTGCAGGTGCGCGTCATCGATCGTACGCAGCTCATCCTGGACATCTTCGGCCAGCGCGCTCACACTCGCGAGGGCAAGCTGCAGGTTGAGCTCGCTCAGCTCAGCTACCTGCTGCCGCGCCTGATGAACCTCTACACCCGGTTCGAGCGACAGCAAGGCGGCATCGGCGTCCGCGGCGGCGCGGGCGAGACCAAGCTGGAGACCGACCGGCGCAAGGTGCGGGAGCGTATCTCAGACCTTGAGGAGGAGCTTGCCGAGGTGCGGAGCCAGCGGCACCAGCAGCGCAGCCTGCGCCGCCGGCTCCCGTTTCCCACGGCGGCGCTCGTCGGCTATACGAGCGCGGGCAAGTCGACGCTGCTCAACACGCTCTCCGGAGCCAGCGTCTACGCCGACGCTCGCCTGTTCGCCACGCTGGACCCCACCACTCGCCGGGTTGTGTTGCCCGACGGCTGGGCGCTGCTCCTCACCGACACCGTCGGCTTCATCCGCAATCTGCCGCACGACCTGATCGCCGCCTTCCGCGCCACGCTCGAGGAGGTTAACGAGACGGACTTCCTCATTCACGTGGTCGACGCCAGCCACCCACAGCGCGACATCCAGCGCGCGGCCGTCGCGGAGACGCTGGACGAGCTCGGGGCGGGCGGCAAGCCCATCATCACGGTGTTCAACAAGTCGGACCTCGCGCGCGACCACTACGCGCTGCGCGAGGCGGTGGCCGCAACTCCCAACTCGTGTTACGTGTCGGCGCGTACGGCCGACGGGCTGAACCATCTGATGGACCGCGTCGTGGACACCGTCCGCTCGCTGCTCGTCCATGTGGAGATCCTCGTTCCGTACACTCGCAGCGACCTGGTGTCGCAATGCTACGAGTACGGCCGCGTCCTGCACGCCGACTATGGCTCGGACGGCATCCGAGTGCGCGCCGACGTGACGCGCGACCTCGCGGGCCGGCTGGCCCCGTTCAGCGCGCCAGGCTAA
- a CDS encoding cation transporter: MDPTFRPSPAANAKVTAARLSIVSNSALVALKLVAGLLGGSVSVLSEAAHSATDLLASVIAFFSVRVSDLPADSHHPYGHGKAEALSGLAEAVLIFAAAAYIVVEGVRRLMGHGKTPDVDLGIAVMLVSVVANVIVSRHLFQVARERDSLALEADAEHLRTDVYTSAGVLVGLGLVRLTGWVPLDAIVAIVVAMVIVHAAWRLTRASVLLLMDAQLPDDDTALVRRVFDAEPAVLSYHKLRTRKSGSARLIDAHVQLDDRLTLVEAHALTEQLEDRIRADLPFAEVTLHTEPYHEELRHQHERHGGPPPDGLKHA; this comes from the coding sequence ATGGACCCGACCTTCCGGCCCTCACCGGCCGCTAACGCCAAGGTGACGGCCGCCCGCCTGTCGATCGTCTCGAACTCGGCACTTGTCGCGTTGAAGCTTGTCGCCGGCCTGCTCGGTGGGTCGGTGAGCGTGTTGTCGGAGGCGGCGCACTCGGCCACCGATCTGCTGGCGTCCGTGATCGCCTTCTTCTCCGTTCGCGTGTCGGACCTTCCAGCCGACAGCCACCACCCGTATGGCCACGGAAAGGCCGAGGCCCTGTCCGGCCTGGCGGAGGCCGTGCTCATCTTCGCCGCCGCCGCTTACATCGTCGTCGAGGGGGTGCGCCGCCTGATGGGGCACGGCAAGACGCCCGACGTCGACCTTGGCATCGCGGTGATGCTCGTTTCGGTCGTCGCCAACGTGATCGTCTCGCGCCACCTCTTCCAGGTGGCGCGCGAGCGCGACTCGCTGGCGCTGGAGGCCGACGCCGAGCATCTGCGGACCGACGTCTACACCTCGGCCGGCGTGCTGGTCGGGCTGGGCCTCGTCCGGCTGACAGGCTGGGTGCCCCTGGACGCTATCGTCGCCATTGTGGTGGCGATGGTGATCGTTCATGCCGCGTGGCGCCTCACCAGGGCGTCGGTCCTGCTTCTCATGGACGCGCAGCTCCCCGACGATGACACCGCGCTCGTGCGGCGTGTTTTCGACGCCGAGCCCGCCGTGCTCTCCTACCACAAGCTCCGCACGCGCAAGTCGGGCTCGGCCCGGCTGATCGACGCCCACGTGCAGCTCGACGACCGCCTGACGCTCGTGGAGGCGCATGCGCTCACCGAGCAGCTCGAGGATCGCATACGCGCCGACCTGCCCTTCGCCGAGGTGACGCTCCACACGGAGCCCTACCACGAGGAGTTGCGTCATCAGCATGAGCGCCACGGAGGCCCGCCGCCGGATGGCCTGAAGCACGCCTGA
- the rsmG gene encoding 16S rRNA (guanine(527)-N(7))-methyltransferase RsmG — protein MDRNLLAAGAARLGVPLDAVQLEQMAAFVALLYEWNARLNLTRVPREEVVARHLLDSLAVCAVAGSPAPRTLIDLGTGAGLPGVPLAVAWPACRVTLLDSTRKRLDFVDAALRTLRLPHARTVHARAEEAARTPQHRERYDLVVARAVAPMPLLAGLLLPFARIGGAAVALKSSGADTEIQGARDRIGALGGTLERVVEVPIPGADVRRLLAVLRKERPTPGPARARPAARRAARRA, from the coding sequence ATGGACAGGAACCTGCTGGCGGCGGGGGCCGCCCGACTGGGCGTGCCGCTCGATGCGGTCCAGCTTGAGCAGATGGCGGCGTTCGTTGCCCTCCTCTACGAATGGAACGCGCGCCTGAACCTGACGCGCGTTCCCCGCGAGGAGGTCGTCGCGCGCCATCTGCTGGATTCCCTCGCCGTCTGCGCGGTCGCCGGCTCGCCTGCGCCCCGCACGCTCATCGACCTCGGCACAGGCGCCGGCCTGCCGGGCGTCCCGCTCGCGGTGGCCTGGCCGGCTTGCCGCGTCACGCTCCTGGACTCCACCCGCAAGCGCCTCGACTTCGTCGATGCCGCCCTGCGCACTCTGCGCCTTCCGCATGCGCGAACGGTGCACGCGCGCGCGGAAGAGGCCGCCCGCACACCCCAGCACCGCGAGCGCTACGACCTTGTGGTGGCGCGTGCCGTCGCCCCGATGCCGCTCCTGGCCGGGCTCCTCCTGCCGTTCGCGCGCATCGGCGGGGCGGCCGTCGCGCTCAAGAGCAGCGGGGCCGATACCGAGATCCAGGGCGCGCGCGACCGGATCGGCGCTCTTGGCGGCACTCTGGAGCGCGTCGTCGAGGTGCCCATCCCCGGCGCTGACGTCAGGCGGCTCCTGGCCGTGCTGCGCAAGGAGCGGCCTACGCCGGGCCCGGCAAGGGCCCGACCCGCCGCCAGGCGAGCCGCGCGCCGCGCGTGA
- a CDS encoding metalloregulator ArsR/SmtB family transcription factor has translation MPPEGCHPVLDDLADASRRAILESLLSGTKTVKRLVALTGLKQPNVSNHLARMRERGIVIAQRSGRYVLYTLSDPIVASLLRTALSGSRPRPERPAGRAELRRWSDRLRRALVEGDDEEADAIVGECLTRRVCLEDLYVGVFQRCLEAVGELEVEGRISVAEEHLATGMVERLVARVSHFHQPGVRHGRRALLGCVAGNRHVVGIRMIAESLRARGWCPLCLGADVPEADFADMVEQVRPEVVLISCALAEHATQTRRLLAVLSSRRERPGAPRFRIGLGGRHVNESADLVATGGADFTAADARGAVAEIEARAQEGHECGPPHTRERARVRSPGPAASREGGGEPRQE, from the coding sequence ATGCCACCCGAAGGCTGTCATCCGGTTCTTGACGATCTGGCGGACGCCTCGAGGAGAGCCATCCTCGAGAGTCTGCTCTCGGGCACAAAGACTGTTAAGCGTCTGGTCGCGCTCACCGGCCTCAAGCAGCCAAACGTCTCCAACCATCTCGCCCGCATGCGCGAGCGTGGTATCGTCATCGCCCAGCGCTCCGGCCGCTACGTGCTCTACACCCTCTCGGACCCGATCGTCGCCTCGCTGCTGCGCACCGCCCTCTCCGGCAGCCGTCCCCGGCCCGAGCGCCCCGCCGGGCGCGCCGAGTTGCGCCGCTGGAGCGATCGTCTGCGCCGCGCGCTCGTTGAGGGCGATGACGAGGAGGCGGACGCGATCGTCGGCGAGTGCCTCACCCGGCGCGTCTGCCTCGAGGACCTCTACGTCGGCGTCTTCCAGCGCTGCCTGGAGGCGGTCGGCGAGTTGGAGGTAGAGGGGCGGATCTCGGTGGCGGAGGAGCATCTGGCGACCGGCATGGTCGAGCGCCTCGTTGCGCGCGTATCCCATTTCCATCAGCCGGGGGTCCGCCACGGCCGCCGGGCGCTGCTCGGCTGTGTCGCGGGCAACCGGCACGTCGTCGGCATCCGCATGATCGCGGAGTCCCTGCGGGCGCGCGGGTGGTGCCCACTGTGCCTGGGTGCCGACGTGCCGGAGGCGGACTTCGCCGACATGGTGGAACAAGTGCGCCCGGAGGTGGTGCTCATCTCGTGTGCGCTGGCCGAGCACGCGACCCAAACGCGCCGCCTGCTCGCGGTCCTGAGCTCGCGCCGCGAGCGGCCGGGGGCGCCCCGATTCCGCATCGGGCTGGGGGGGCGCCACGTGAACGAGAGCGCCGACCTCGTCGCGACGGGCGGGGCCGACTTCACCGCTGCCGACGCGCGGGGGGCGGTTGCGGAGATCGAGGCGCGGGCGCAGGAGGGGCACGAGTGCGGCCCGCCCCATACGCGCGAGCGGGCCAGGGTGAGGTCACCCGGGCCCGCTGCATCGCGTGAGGGAGGCGGCGAGCCTCGCCAGGAGTGA
- a CDS encoding chemotaxis protein CheX, with the protein MMRADYINPFVSASFNVLETVLAQKPSKGQLAMRPSVFTSQQCNVITGVVGRIEGQVIYGMSLITADKIASAMIGQPIRTFDQLAASAIAELGNMITGNAMALLSEAGYVCEITPPTIVRGSNVRISTLSIPALVIPICLEQGQLELTVSLQER; encoded by the coding sequence ATGATGAGGGCGGACTACATTAACCCGTTCGTGTCCGCGTCGTTCAACGTGCTGGAGACCGTGCTCGCCCAGAAGCCGAGCAAGGGCCAGCTGGCCATGAGGCCGTCCGTCTTCACGTCGCAGCAATGCAACGTCATCACCGGGGTGGTTGGGCGCATCGAGGGTCAGGTCATCTACGGCATGAGCCTGATCACCGCCGACAAGATCGCCTCGGCGATGATCGGTCAGCCGATCCGAACGTTCGACCAGCTCGCGGCGAGCGCGATCGCCGAGCTCGGCAACATGATCACCGGCAACGCGATGGCGCTGCTCTCCGAGGCCGGCTACGTCTGCGAGATCACGCCGCCGACCATCGTGCGCGGCAGCAACGTGCGGATATCAACTCTCAGCATTCCGGCTCTCGTGATCCCGATCTGCCTGGAGCAGGGGCAGCTCGAGTTGACCGTGAGCCTCCAGGAGCGGTAG
- a CDS encoding peptidylprolyl isomerase — translation MRCTQRATATALLATLILIAGAAGPAHAQKAARKAKARPAPAGSEVVATVNGQKITRAMVVDDLLADQDARIRATEPRFADRQRPVAAAIGALVLRRLQAGGGKAVTVTRPEIVAWLFQDKPSVLLEAVQNKIREVSIAQAARAQGLKVADAEVKAKVAKAINNARQQLHLTGQSDAKVLAALGYRAEAIREAVVTNVYVEQMVQRDLTKKLGHPVGPADFLEAHHILIRPVATQTPASAGAAGQPAPAPDPQDQEKGFADARTKIDAVAEEVKTGKKTFEKAATESSDDGSKFQEGRLGVFMRGQMVPEFEKAAFALKPGEVSAPVRTQFGWHLIRVDRVGKDIPAAERESSLQNYIRGRAQALVQSLVAKADVHNTLPPPMPAAPAGMQGG, via the coding sequence ATGAGGTGCACGCAGCGGGCGACCGCCACCGCGCTGCTCGCCACGCTGATTCTGATTGCGGGCGCGGCCGGCCCGGCGCACGCCCAGAAGGCAGCGCGCAAGGCGAAAGCCAGACCCGCCCCGGCCGGCTCCGAGGTTGTGGCCACGGTGAACGGCCAGAAGATCACCCGTGCCATGGTCGTCGATGACCTTCTGGCCGATCAGGATGCGCGCATTCGGGCCACGGAGCCGCGCTTCGCCGATCGACAGCGCCCCGTCGCCGCCGCGATCGGGGCCCTCGTGCTCCGGCGCCTGCAGGCCGGTGGCGGCAAGGCCGTCACGGTAACGCGGCCCGAGATCGTGGCCTGGCTGTTCCAGGACAAGCCCTCCGTCCTGTTGGAAGCCGTCCAGAACAAGATCCGCGAGGTCTCCATCGCCCAGGCCGCGCGCGCGCAGGGTCTGAAGGTTGCCGACGCCGAGGTGAAGGCGAAGGTAGCGAAGGCCATCAACAACGCGCGCCAGCAGCTTCACCTGACCGGGCAGAGCGACGCGAAGGTCCTCGCTGCGCTTGGCTACCGCGCCGAGGCCATCCGCGAGGCTGTGGTCACGAACGTCTATGTCGAGCAGATGGTTCAGCGCGACCTGACGAAGAAGCTCGGCCACCCGGTTGGACCGGCCGACTTCCTGGAGGCGCACCACATCCTGATCCGGCCCGTGGCCACGCAGACGCCGGCTAGCGCGGGCGCGGCCGGCCAACCGGCTCCCGCTCCCGACCCGCAGGACCAGGAGAAGGGGTTTGCCGACGCGCGGACCAAGATCGATGCGGTCGCCGAGGAGGTGAAGACCGGGAAGAAGACGTTCGAGAAAGCTGCCACCGAGTCGAGCGACGACGGCAGCAAGTTCCAGGAGGGGCGGCTGGGCGTCTTTATGCGCGGCCAGATGGTGCCCGAGTTCGAGAAGGCGGCCTTCGCACTGAAGCCGGGGGAAGTGAGCGCCCCCGTTCGCACGCAGTTCGGCTGGCACCTGATCCGCGTTGACCGCGTGGGCAAGGACATCCCGGCGGCGGAGCGCGAGTCCTCGCTGCAGAACTACATCCGCGGCCGCGCGCAGGCGCTCGTTCAGAGCCTCGTGGCGAAGGCGGACGTGCACAACACGCTGCCGCCGCCGATGCCCGCGGCGCCCGCGGGCATGCAGGGAGGCTAG